From the genome of Novosphingobium sp. P6W:
CATGCGGACTGGCCTGCGTCCCTTGAGACCGGAATGGATCTGCGCCGCCGGCATGGTCAATCCGTGCCCTAACGCCTTTAGGCAGGCTTCCTTGCGGGTCCAGCCCTGAAGAAAGCCGGTGCCATGTCGAAATAGTGCTGGCAGCGAGGACAACGCCAGCTGCTCTCTTGGATGAAAGTGCAGGACGCTCAATTCGTCGGCATCGGGAATGGGCCGGTCGCATTCGATATCGACCCCGACTGCCTTGTCGCAGTCGATCCCCATCAGCGCCACATCGCCCGCATAGCTGAGGCTGAAATGACAGTCCGCTGGCTCTGTGAGTTGCGGCTTGCCGTCAGGCCCCGGAACGAAGCGCTGCCGCTGCGGGGCAAGGCCGCAATATTCCTTCAGCACCAGCCGCAGGGCGATATGCGCGTTCAGATAGCGATCCCGGTTGAGAGAGAACGCGAAGCGGGCGGCGCGGTCGCGCTCCTCCTGCGAGAGCCAGGCGATGGCTTCTGCTGGCGGCGGCCCGGACAAGTCCAGCAGCCACAGCTCCAGCGGCATGTCGCCCACCAGAGGGCGGGCAAAGGATAAAAGGTCGAGAGCGCGGACCACTGCCTTCAGGCCCGCACGGGCTGGGCTTGTGCGTCATTGAACAAGGCGGAGCGCGCGATGAAGTCTCGCAGCAGAAAAGGAACCACCGTGTCTTTTCGCGACCGCAAACGGCGCAGCAAGCGCCACCACATATGTCCAGCCAACCAGGCGATGTCCGCGATGATGGCATAGCCCTTGCCGTGGTTGACGATGAAATAGCGGCGACGAGAATCGAACCAGTAACGCGGGATACGCGATGCCTGGTTGTCCGTCAGGCCTGTGCTCTGGCCGGCGATGTGCATCACCACAGCCGAGGGAAGATACCAGCAACTCCAACCCTGCTGCAGCGCCTTTCGGCAGAAGTCGGTTTCTTCGTAATAAAGGAAATAGCCCTCATCCATCAGGCCGGTGGCGTAGAGCGTTGCGCGCCGGACCACCATGCTGGCGCCCGATACGGAATCGACCTGTTCAGGCGCGGTTCCCATCACTTTGGCCACGCAATGATCCCGCAAGAGTTTGGTCAGCGGCCCGAAGGACGCGCCGCGTTCCAGTTCGCTCAGGATTGAGGGAAAGCGAAATGCAAAAGGCCATGGCATTTCATTGCCATAGAGCAATAAGTTCCCAGCAATTCCAACAGTCGGGTTGGCCTCGAAAAATTCGAGGAAAGTCCCCAGGGCGCCGGGATGAACGCGGGTATCGGGGTTCAGCAGCCAGAACAGGTCGGGCGCTGCGGGATCAGCAAGTGCCGCCCTAATGGCGAAGTTGTTACCGGCCGCGAACCCGCCATTGACGGGAGATCGCATCAGGGTGGCCCAACTAGACCACCCCCGCGCCTGGATCGCCGCTTCGACGATATCTGCCGAACCGTCACGCGAATCGTTGTCCACCACCACCACTCGGGTTCCGGGGTAGGCGGCCACTTCGCCCTCCAGACTGGCCAGGCAGTCCACGACCAGCTTGCCGGTCCTATAGTTCACGATTACGACCATCAGGGTCGGCCGCTGCTCGTGCTTCATGCTGGCATTCCCCACTATGTCACTGGACTTGCAACTGGGCCGTCTCTGGCCTGCGCCCGAAATCCACAGGAGCCGAAGCCGCAGGCATGATCGGGATCGGTTCCTGCACCACATCTTCGCCCGGCCGGGCGCGGGCGATAGCCTCGCGCATCGCACCAGCCAGTACGTCCACGTTGGGTTCCTGCAGGACGCTGCTGTGACCGCCCGGCACAGAGACGACCGTTACGTCGCCCTCGACCCGCTTGCCCCAGCCAAAGATGCAGTCGGTATAGAGATCGGAATAAGGAACATCGTCGTCGGCGCCGGTGCCCTGCATGGCCTTGAACAGGACCACTTCGCCGCCTTCGAACAGCCCGCCCGGACGGTGCGCCCGGTGAGCCACTTCGTAAAGGTGCAGGAACGACAGCTTGGGGGCAGCGACCTGCACGTCGTCGTTCGCCGCGCTTGGTCCTTCGGCCATGCGGGCGACCTTGCGCGTACGGCTCATCCATTCGAGGCGGGTCGATACGTCGTAGACGACGGCGTTGGCCGCGCGGCGCATCAGCAGGCCGACACTGGGCGGCGGCCCGCCGGCATCGCCGCGCAGCAGTGCGCGGACGCGCTGGATGCGGGTACGGGTGATGTAGAACGAGCGCTTGTGCGCCTCGACATCCGCGGCATCGACGATGCCTACAAATGCAGTAGTTTCGCCCATGTCCTGCAACTGCCGGGCCATCTCGAAGGCGATGACGCCGCCCGCACAAAGCCCGGCGATAAGGTAGGGGCCATGCGGCTGCACCGTCTGCATCCGCACGATATAGGCGCTGGCCATCTCGGTTATGCTGGTGTGCAGGTAGGCGCCGCCAGCATAGACGTCCGGCTCGATGCCCATAACCGGGCGGTCGGGGTCCATCCGCATCGCCAGCGCACGGTAGAGCAGCGTTTCGCCAAGACCGTCGTGGACCAGGAACAGCGGAGTTTTCCGGCTGCCGGGACGAATTGTGATGATCTTGCGGTTGGCGGCGCCCTCCTCCTCCGGCGCTTCGCTTGAGCCGACGGCGGCGGCGCCTTCGGGATCGATCAGGCGGCCCAGTTTCTCTACCGTCGTGCTTTCCAGCAATGTTGCCAGCGGCAGTTGCTTGCCGGTCCGCTTGCGCAGGCGGTTCATGAATTGGACGCCCAGCAGCGAGTGGCCGCCAAGGTCGAAGAAGTCGTCGCTGCGCTGGATGTGCCTTACGCCCAGCATCTCGCTCCAGATTTCAGCGATGATGCGCTCGGCAGCGGTCGCCGGGGGATCGCCTCCAGGGGCTTCGTCGTCCCGCTCGAATGTCGCTGCCGGCTTATAGGGCGCGCGGATCCGGTCCAGCGTCTGGTGCAGGTCGGTGGGCGAGATGATGACATGGCTGGCTGGCACGCCCGCCAGGATGCGCTCCACGATGGCCACGCCTTCGGCGGAAACCAGACCGTCACTCGCCGGCTCCACGGGAAGCGGCTTGCTTGCCGCGCGCGGAGCCGGAGTTTCAGCGCCGGAAAGCCGGGCGGAGTCCGAAAGACGCAGCATCGTGAATTCGGCAATCTCGGCGATCACCCGGCCTTGCGGGTCGAGCAGCGTCACGTCGAACACGGCAATGGCATCGCTCGTCGCAGGGCGGCAGCGGACATGGCTGAACAAATGGGCGGGGCAGGCGTGATAAAGTTTGATCGCGCCGTAGGAGGCAGGCGCGAAGAAATCCTGGCCCGGCCGGCGCCCTGGGATCAGGCACTGCGCACCCGCCGTGGCGAAATCTAGCAGGGCTGGATGCAGCGCGATATGCGCAAGATCGTGGGCGAACCGCCGGTCAAGCGCCAGTTCCAATACGGCCTCGCCATCAGCGATGCGCAATTGCCGGACCGACCGCCAGCGCGGCCCGAACCGCATCATCGATGATGCATCGACCAGTGCTTCGGCATTACCCTGAGCCGGCATGCGTTGCAGCAGTGCAGGCACGTCCTGCGGCGCTATGGGCGCGGCCGCGAGGCGGCGGACCGTACCACGAACATGTTCGGTCCAGCCTTGATCGGCGGCGCCGTTCGCGGCGCGGCCGAGGATGGCGAAATGCCAGTCGCCGTCGCGCTCCTGGTGCATGTGGATGCGCAAGGTCCGGCTCTCGCCATCGGGTACCGCGAAGGGAGCCAAAAACAGGATGTCGGCCAGTTCGCTCGGTCCAGCCTCAAGGCTGTCGAAAGCGGCACGCGCCAGTTCGAGAAAGCCGGTGCCGGGGATGAGGGCGCTTCCGTCCGCTAGCCTGTGCTCGTCCAGCAACCAGTGGTGATCGGGCGAAAGCGTGCCCTCGGCGATCACTTCGGATGGCGATAGCCGGTGCATGGCGTGCAGGAACGGATGGTCCATAGCCTCGCCTGCCCCCAGCGGCGCGGTGGCCCGGTCTGTGGCGGCCTGTTCGGCAAGATCGGCTGCCATTCCCACGTCCTGCCAGCGGCTCCAGGCGATGGAGACGACGTTCGTCACATCGTCCCGCCGGCTTTGGGCATAGGCATCGAGGAAGGCATTCGCCGCTGCATAGTCGACCTGCCCGGGAATCCCGGCAAAAGCGCTGATCGACGAGAACAGCAACATGAATTCGGGCCGCTCATCCTTGAGGGCCGCGTCCAGCGCAAGCGTGCCATGGAGCTTGGGCGACAGCACGCGGTCTATCGATGACCGGGTCTTGAGCTGGAGCAGTCCATCGTCGATCACGCCAGCCGTGTGGAACACGCCGTCGATCGGGCCCCATTGCTGGTGGATCTGCTTCACCGCCCGGCGCACCCCACGAACGTTGCAGACATCGGCAACGATCAGCATGACCTCACCCCCGGCCGCCTCGATCGCGCGGACCTTACGGATCGTGCGGGCCACCGGATCGGCTCCAGCGCGGGCCATGATATCCTGCCACTGCGCGCGCGGCGGCAAGGCGCGGCGTGCCAACAGAGCCAACCGGGCCTTGCGGGTCCGTGCAAGGTGCCCGGCCATCACCATGCCCAGCCCGCCAAGGCCGCCGGTGATCAGATAAACGCCCTCCTGCTTGAGCTGGATATCGGCCGGTATCTGCGGGTTGACCGGCGCCCGGGCTGCGGCAAAGCTGGCTGTCCAACGCTCGGAAGCGCGATAGGCGATGACTTCGGCGTCGTCCGGCTGTGCGCTTTCCGCGATCAACATGTCGCGCAGGGTGGCCCAGGCCGCGCCGTTGCGGCGGGGCAGGCGGATATCGACGCTGCGCACCCGGATTTCGGGATATTCACGCGGGATGACGCGGCAGGCGCCGAGGATGGTGGCCTTGGCAGGCACCATACCTTCCTCGTCGCAGACGCGCTGAACGCCGTCGGAAACCACGGTCACCGCAATCGGGCCGGCGTCGCCTTCGCCCAGCGCCTGGGTCAGGAAGACCAGACTGTGCAGCCCCAGGTCCTGCAAGGCGGCGGCATCGTGCGTAGCCTCGCCGGTTACCAGCCAGAGGTGATAGACGCGGGCCGGTGAGAGATCGCGATCCGCAAGCGTCGTGGCCAGACGGCTGTAGTCCTCGGCGGCGCGGACGTTGATTTCGAACGTCTCGTCGCCCAGCTGGCGAAAGCGCCGTCCCGGCCGCACGGAGATGACGCGGTGGCCTTGTCCGCGCAGGGTGGCAGCAATTTCGGCGCCAAGCCCGGCGTTGTCCTCGAACACCAGCGTTACACCGTCCTGCGCGGGGACTGCCTCCTGGGCTGCGCGGTGCCAGATCGGCTCGTAAAGCCAGTCGGCCATGTCCGCAGCGCGGGGCAGGGGCTGGTCGGGCGCGACCTCGGGCTCCAAAGCCGCCATCGCGGCCGTGGCCGGCTCGTACCAGTGCCGCTGCCGATCGAACCGGTAAGTGGGCAAAGGCAGGCGGCAACGCCGTTCCGCTGCCCAGTAAGCATCCCAGTCCGGGGTGACGCCGGCAGCCCAGAGGTTGCCCAGCGTATCGAGGACATGGGCCAGATCGCCCGACTTGCGCTCGTCCTTGTGGGGCAGGCTGTTGAGGACCGGCAGGTCGGCATTGCGGTCGGGGTGTTGGCGGGCGAGGCTTGAAAGGACCCGGCCGGGGCCGACTTCCAGCAGCACGCGGTCGGGATCGCCCAGCAACCGCGCCAGACCGTCGGTGAAGCGGACAGGCTGGCGCAAGTGCGTTACCCAGTATTCCGGGTCGGTCGCCTGCGCGGCGGTGATCCAGTCGCCAGTCAGGTTTGAGACGAAAGCGAGGGTGGGGGGGCTGAACCTGACTGTCGCCAACACATTCCTGAACGCATCCAGGACCGGGTCGAGCATGGCCGAATGCGCCGCCACCGAAATGCCTACGGTCTGGGTTTCCACTTCGCGGGCGGTCAGTTCTTCGGCGAAAGCGGCAATAGCGGCGGCAGGGCCGGATACTACGGCCAGCTTGGGCCCGTTGACCGCTGCGATCGAAAGTTCGGGCGGCAGCAGCGCCGCCACGTCAGCCTCGGCCATCGGCACGCTGAGCATTGCGCCGCCGGGCACTGTCTCGAACAGGCGGCCACGGGCGCGCACGATAGTCAGGGCGTCGGAAAGGCTAAGCACGCCGGCCAGGTGTGCGGCGGCATATTCGCCCGAGCTATGGCCGATCATCGCGCTGGGCGTCACTCCCCAGGACATCCACAGCCGCGCCAGCGCAACCTGCACCGAAAACAGCAGCGGGAGCGCGATGGAGGGGCGCTGCATTGCCAGTGCCGCCTGCTCCCCGTTTTGCGCATCCGGGTAGAGCCAGCCCTTCAAGGCCTCGCCTTCCTCGCGTCCCAGATGGGACAGGCATTCGTCTATCACGGCGCGGAACTGCGGCTCGCTGGCATAGAGTTCTGCGCCCATTCCGGCATATTGCGCGCCGGCACCGCAGAACAGGAAGGATACCGAACGATTTGCGCTGCCGGTGACGGCTTTGCGCGGCTTTCCAGTGACTGGTTGGGCCAGAGCCTCGGCAGCTTGCGTTGCACCATGTGCTACAATAATCCGGCGATATGCCAGTGACTTGCGGCCTGTACTTAAAGTAAATGCGACATCAGCGAGGTTTACCTTCGGGTTCGCCCGGAGGTGATCGCTCAGAGCGGCGGCATTGGCCTCCAGCGCCGTAGTCGTCTGGGCGGAAAGGGTAAGTACCTGCCACGGCCGGCCGGCACTGCCGGGCGCACGCGGCGGCGCTTCTTCCATGATGACGTGCGCGTTGGTCCCGCCGACGCCGAGCGAGCTGACACCCGCGCGGCGCGGCTTGCCCGGAAGGCGGGGCCAGGGCTGGAATTCGCCGGCTACCGAAAAGGGGCTGTCTGCAAATTCGCAGGCCGGGTTGGGCCGGGAATAGTGAAGTGTAGGCGCGATGGCGCCGTGGTGCAGCGACAGGCCCACCTTGATGACGCTGGCCACCCCGGCGGCAGTATCGGTATGGCCGATGTTGCCCTTCACCGAGCCGATGCGGCAGAATCCGGTGTCTGCGGTATGGCGGCGATAAGCCTGGCTTAGCGCGGCGATTTCGATGGGATCGCCCACGCGGGTGCCAGTGCCGTGTGCCTCGACATAGCCGACGCTGCGGGCATCGACCTGCGCCACGTCGAGCGCTTCGCTGACCACGCCGGCATGGCCATCCACGCTGGGGCTGAGGTAGCTGACTTTGCCCGACCCGTCGTTGTTGACCGCAGAGCCGCGGATCACTGCGTAGATATGGTCGTTGTCGGCCAATGCATCTTCAAGCCGGCGCAGCACGACGATACCCACCCCGCTGCCGAAGACAGCGCCCGTCGAATCCGCATCGAAGGGGCGGCAGTGGCCGTCCGCACTGGTGATCTCGCCTTCTTCGTAGAGGTAGCCCTGAGCATGGGGCAGTTCGATGGAGGCGGCGCCTGCCAGTGCCATGTCGCACTCGCGGTTCAGCAGGCTCTGCACCGCGCTATGTATCGCCACCAGCGAGGTCGAGCAGGCCGTCTGGACGTTGACGCTCGGCCCCTTGAGGTTGAGCAGGTACGATACGCGGGTCGACAGGAAATCCTTGTCGTTGCCGGTGTGGCGCAGCAGGAACGGCCCGACATCGCGGACCAGCTTGGGGTTCGTCAGCAGGTTGCTGAACAGATAGGCGTTGTGGCCGGTGCCGCCGAAGACGCCGATCGCCCCCGGCACCCGGTCCGCGACGTGGCCGGCATCCTCCATCGCTTCCCAGGCGCATTCCAGGAAATGGCGGTGCTGCGGGTCCATGATCGCGGCATCGCGCGGGCTAAGCCCGAACAGGGCGTTGTCGAAGCATTCCATGTCGGCCAGCGGCGCACCGGCGCGGATGTAGTTGGGCCGTGCGATCATGCGCGGATCGGCCCCGGCGGCGAGCAGGGCTTCCTCGGAATAGTGCTCTATCCCTTCAACCCCGCCGCGCAGCAAATCCCAATAGGCGTCGATCCCCCGCGCCCCGGCAAAACGGCAGGACATGCCAACGATGGCGATTGCGTTCTCGGGTTCCTCGCCGCCAGCGGCAGGGAATTCCCCCTCGAAATGCTCGTCGTTGCGATACATGCCTTGTCCCACCCCGTTATCGTGTTGCCAGCGGCGCCCGGACGCTGCGGCGCCGGTCGAGTGCCGCCCGCCGTTCCGCTGCCCGCGCCTGCCCTTCGATCACTGCCGCATTGCCTTCTCCGCCGCCGGACAGATGCGCGCTGAGCGTCTGGACCGTGGGAAAGCGGAAGATGTCGGTCAGCGGCAGCGGCCGGTCGAGCGCAGCGCGCAGTTGGCGGTGTACCTGAACCGCCAGCAGCGAATGCCCGCCAATGTCGAAGAAATTGTCGCGGGTGCCGACCTTGTCCAGCTTGAGCACCTCACGCCAGATGGCCGCCACTCGCTCTTCCATGGCATCTCCCGGCGCGACATAGTCGCCGCCGGGAGAAATCGCGCCGCTCTGCGGGGCAGGCAGGGCACCGCGATCGACCTTGCCGTTGGGCGTGCGGGGCAGAGCCTGCATTTCCATGAACAGGGCCGGCACCATGAACTCCGGGAGATGTACGCGCATATGGTCGCGCAGTACGTCGACAGGGGTATTGGCAACGTTTGCTGGTACATAATACCCGACCAGCCGGACGTCCCCCGGAGTGTCCTCCCTGGCGGAGACAATCGCTTGCTCCACATCGGGGTGACTGCTGAGCACCGCCTCGATCTCTCCCAGTTCGATGCGATAGCCCCGTATCTTGATCTGGTGATCCAGCCTTCCCAGGAATTCGAGCGTGCCGTCGCTGCGCTGCCGCGCGAGGTCGCCTGTGCGGTAGGCGCGCGCGCCCGGCCGGAAGGGGTGGGCGATGAACCGCTCCGCCGTCAGTTCCGGGCGGAACAGGTAGCCGCGCACCACGCCCTCGCCGCCGATCACCAGTTCGCCTGGAACGCCCGGCGGGCAGGGCTGCTGGCGGCTGTCGAGGATGAAGACCTGCTGGTTGGCGAGCGGCCGCCCCAGCGGCACCGCGCCGGGCGCCCCGTCCAGCTTGTGCACGGCGGACCAGATGGTGGTTTCCGTCGGCCCGTACATGTTCATGACCGACGTTCCGGCCAGCGCATAGAGATCCTGTGCGAGGGAGGGCGGGAAGGCTTCCCCGCCGATCATCAGGCGCTGCAGCTTCGCCAGTTGCGCCCGGGCGGCATCGTCGGCAACCAGCATGTGCGCCATCGAAGGGGTGCACTGGAGATGGGTAACCTCATGCCGAGCCATCAGCGTGGGCAGCGTTGCCGACTGGACCGTGGGGCCCGGGTTCGCCATCTGCCGCAGCGCGTCGAGCGCGGGCAGGTGGTCGAGCACCTGCTGCACCGGCAGGCCGAAGTCGATCAGGCAGCCGATCTCGTCGATCCCCGCTGCCCGCACCCGCGCGACCATCGCCAGGCAGTCCTGCGGGGTGCCGAACAGGCCGCTGGTGTCGTAATAGCGGTCGAATGCATATTCGAGGAGCGAGTCCATCTCCGCCTCGGTGACGCTGGAGAGGTCGGCGTGAGCGCTCGATTCCTCCATGCCGGGGCGGCGCTTGAAGGCCGGGAAGGACCAGGCGAACTTCTTCACCAGATCGGTCGAAGTACGCAGGTAAGCGATCATCGGCCCGCGCACTGCCTCGCGAACGGCCTCGGCATCGTTGCCGACGAAGCTGTGCAGCATCAGCGTGACATGGCCCTCGCCGGGATGGCCTGCGGCTTTCCATGCCTCGCGGTAACGGGCGACCTTGGCCGCCATTTCCTCCACCGTCTGGCCCAGAAGGTGAGTGAGGACGTAGGTTCCTGCCGTACCTGCCGACACGAAAGTATCGACGTTGCCTGCCGAGGTGATCCACACCGGAAGCTCGGGCTGGACCGGGCGCGGGTAGATCGCCGTTTCCACATCCTTGCCAAGCGGGCCGGGAAAAGGCCGCGTCTCACCGCGCCACAGGGCGCGCACGGTATCGATGCCGCGCATCATCGCTGCGTTGCGATCGGCAAAATTCTCGGGCCGCAATACGAAGTCGTTGGGCTGCCAACCGGCGGCGAAGGAAATCCCGACGCGGCCCCCCGAAAGATTGTCGACCAGCGACCATTCCTCGGCCACGCGGATCGGATGGTGCAGGGGCAGGACCACGCTGCCGCCCCTGATCTGCACATTGCTGGTGATCGCGGCAATCGCCGCGCTGGCCACCGAAGGATTGGGATATAGGCCGCCGAAGGCATGGAAATGCCGCTCCGGCGTCCAGACGGCGGTAAAGCCGTGATTGTCGGCGAATTTCGCACCTTCCAGCAGCAGGCGGTACTGGTCGGCAGCGCTGCTGGCATCAGCGTTGGGGAAGTAGAACAGGCTGAACTCGATCGGCGTCTGTGCTGCTGCGATGGCCGGGGCAGCCTTGATATCGTCGTTCGTGGCAAGCACTACGTGGAAGCCTGTGGTGAGCGTCCAGCACAGTTCTAGCACCGAAATATCGAAGCTGAGACTGGTCACCGCCAACCATGTGCCGGGGGCCTCCAGCTTGCGGTCCATGCCCGCGAAGAAGTTCACCGCATTGCGGTGTTCCACCATGACACCCTTGGGTTTGCCGGTGGAGCCCGAGGTGTAGATCACATAGGCCAGGTTCTCCGGACCGGCGAGCGCCGGCACCAGCTCGCTGGAACGCTCTGCAATGAAGGGCCAGTCGCCGTCGAGGCACAGGATCGTCGCGTCGGTCGGCGGCAGGGCGTGGACCAGGGCGCTGTCGGTGACGATGATCGATGCGCGGGAATCCGCAATCATGTAGGCGATCCTGTCGGGCGGATAGCTGGGGTCAAGCGGCAGATAAGCACCGCCCGCCTTGTGGATCGCCACCAGGGCAACGACGAGGTCGACCGAACGGTCGGCGTTCAGGCCAACCAATACGTCGGGGCCGACGCCAAGCGCACGCAGTTGATGCGCCAGCTGGTTTGACCGGGCATCAAGCTCGGCATACGTCAGCGTCCGGTCGCGGCAGGTTACCGCTGGAGCATCGGGAGTACGGGCCACCTGCTGCGCGAACAGGTCATGGATGCATAAGTCCCGGCGGATTTCCACGTCGGTCGCATTCCAGTCCTCGATCACCCGGCGCAGCTGATCCGGTGCCAGCAGCGGCAATTCGCCTACCGGGCGATCGGGATCGGCATCGGCGCCGGCCAGCAATGCCAGGAAAGCGGCCTGCATCGTCTCGATGGCTTCACTGTCGAGGCGGCGGGGATCGTGGAACCAGCGGCAGGCGCTGCCGTCCGAAAGGAGGGCAATGGTAAGGTCTGCGGCCGGGCGAGCGACTGCCTTGTCGAGGTCCTCGACCAGCAGGATCGCGACGGGCAAGGTAGAGGGGTCTTCAGCGCCGCTGCCGCGCAGTTCGGGACTGCGTGCGAACAGGTCTGCGGCATGGCCGATCCGGCGGCGGATCTGGCGGATCTCGGTGCAGAGCGCTTCGCGCAGGTGCGACATGCCGGAGGAGAAATCGATGTCGATGCCCAGCGGCAACTGGGGTGAGAACCATGCATCCAGCCCGCCGTACTGGCTCGTCAGGATCGGGTCGCTATAGCCCAGGTCGTATCTGGGCTTGTCGGTGATGCGGCCAAGGCAGGCGACCAGCGCCGCCAGCACGGCGCGGTCACGCGCGGGGGTAGCTGCTTCGCTGCCGGGGACCGCAAGGTCGCAGTGGACCATGTCCGGCGCAGTGTCCGCACTGCTGCGATCGACGTGGGGCAGCAGTAGCGGCTCCCGGCGGGCGAGCCTTTTGCGCCACCAGGGTTCGAAGCTGCCGACGGCGGAATTCAGCGTCGACAGGTCCGCACGCTGCTGCGGGTCCGGGATGTCCAGCCGTGCACCGGGTTGCAGGCCATGTTCGCCGGGACGGCAGGGCAGGCCGCCGCAAGTGCTGATCGCACCGATCCGCAAGTCATGCGTGGCCGTGGCCACAACCAGTTCCTCGCCCTGGATCGAGACGATGGTGCCGGCGGGCAGTCCCGAGCAGGCAGGCTGGATCGAAGCCGTGCCGACCAGCAGCACCTGTCCATCCACACTGAGCTTGGGCGTGCCAAGCGGATTGGCATAGCTGCCATGGTCGAGAGCCCGCACCACCCGCGCAATGGCCTGGGCATCGCCATTCCAGTCGATCATCCCGGCCCCGGCCGGCCGGGCGGTCAGGCCATAGAGCTGGCCCGGCGTATCGTCCTGTCGGCGCGGTGTGATCGTGTCGGTTTCCAGGCCCATGATCAGGGCGTCGAAGCTGTCGAGCGCGGTGATGAAGCACTTGGTATTAACCGAAAGCGCGCTGTCGTCGGCGTCGAGGTCGACTGACCGGGTAAGCAGCAGGTCGCCTGCATCGACGTCTGCCGTCATCAGGTGCCAACTGATACCATGCCGGGTCTCGCCGTTGAGCAGCGCCCAGACGGGCGTGTTGAGACCGGCATAGCCGGGCAGCACGCCGTCGTGGAAGTTGATCGCGGCGCGGCGCGGCAAGGACACGATTTCCGGCGGCAAACGGCGCAGGTTGGTGATGCTGAACAGGTAATCGAAGGCGGGCAGGCCAGCGTCGATCAGCGCCGATGGCGTATCCAGCACCGGTATGCGCTCCTGACCCGCCCAGTCGAGGATCGGGGTCTGGTCGCTGACGATCGCGACGATTTCATGCCCGCGATCCCGCAGCTTTGCAGCGCATTCGGTCAGCAGTCTTTCCGAGCCGATCAGGACGCAGCGCGACCTCATGCCCATCCCCGATGCGGGGCCGGCGAACGTCATGAAAACACCACCGGTACGGAGCGGCGACGCGAAGCCGGGACGCCGACGACGAGCGCACCGAGAAGCAGCATCGCCAGCATCCAGGTGTCGACGTTCCAGTCCGGCCCTGCTGTCACCGGGGGACATGCTCCTTGCGGCAACAGCAGCGGGGCATCACCCTCGCTGGCGGCCTGCACTTGGCTGGCCGCTGTGTCGACGGTGCAATGCGCATCGCCGCCACCGGGATGCCCGGCAGCGTATGCCGGAGGGCTTGCCATCAAGGCAACGGACATCAGAAAACTGGAAGCAACGAGACGCATTTGCCCCTCCACCGCATGAATATGCGTTGTTGATGGTCGATCGAAATTTGGGAGATCGCCTGCCATTTTGTAAAACGGATTCGGCTGGATCGTTATTTCATGTTTTACGGTATTACTTATCACCACATCGATTTTTACTTGTATTCCGCCAATTCGTTTATCTTGAGCAAAACCGAATCCCGCGTTCGGATTACCCCTGAAAATTGGGGTCTCTGAACACCCCACACAGTCGCGCGGGCGGTAATTGAACCACATGGTCGCTTTCATCGATCTTCTACGTAGCGCTCAAGGCTTGCGACTGGTGCGTACCCAGAGGGTCTGCCTGGCACCGGCAAGGCGGCGATA
Proteins encoded in this window:
- a CDS encoding type I polyketide synthase codes for the protein MYRNDEHFEGEFPAAGGEEPENAIAIVGMSCRFAGARGIDAYWDLLRGGVEGIEHYSEEALLAAGADPRMIARPNYIRAGAPLADMECFDNALFGLSPRDAAIMDPQHRHFLECAWEAMEDAGHVADRVPGAIGVFGGTGHNAYLFSNLLTNPKLVRDVGPFLLRHTGNDKDFLSTRVSYLLNLKGPSVNVQTACSTSLVAIHSAVQSLLNRECDMALAGAASIELPHAQGYLYEEGEITSADGHCRPFDADSTGAVFGSGVGIVVLRRLEDALADNDHIYAVIRGSAVNNDGSGKVSYLSPSVDGHAGVVSEALDVAQVDARSVGYVEAHGTGTRVGDPIEIAALSQAYRRHTADTGFCRIGSVKGNIGHTDTAAGVASVIKVGLSLHHGAIAPTLHYSRPNPACEFADSPFSVAGEFQPWPRLPGKPRRAGVSSLGVGGTNAHVIMEEAPPRAPGSAGRPWQVLTLSAQTTTALEANAAALSDHLRANPKVNLADVAFTLSTGRKSLAYRRIIVAHGATQAAEALAQPVTGKPRKAVTGSANRSVSFLFCGAGAQYAGMGAELYASEPQFRAVIDECLSHLGREEGEALKGWLYPDAQNGEQAALAMQRPSIALPLLFSVQVALARLWMSWGVTPSAMIGHSSGEYAAAHLAGVLSLSDALTIVRARGRLFETVPGGAMLSVPMAEADVAALLPPELSIAAVNGPKLAVVSGPAAAIAAFAEELTAREVETQTVGISVAAHSAMLDPVLDAFRNVLATVRFSPPTLAFVSNLTGDWITAAQATDPEYWVTHLRQPVRFTDGLARLLGDPDRVLLEVGPGRVLSSLARQHPDRNADLPVLNSLPHKDERKSGDLAHVLDTLGNLWAAGVTPDWDAYWAAERRCRLPLPTYRFDRQRHWYEPATAAMAALEPEVAPDQPLPRAADMADWLYEPIWHRAAQEAVPAQDGVTLVFEDNAGLGAEIAATLRGQGHRVISVRPGRRFRQLGDETFEINVRAAEDYSRLATTLADRDLSPARVYHLWLVTGEATHDAAALQDLGLHSLVFLTQALGEGDAGPIAVTVVSDGVQRVCDEEGMVPAKATILGACRVIPREYPEIRVRSVDIRLPRRNGAAWATLRDMLIAESAQPDDAEVIAYRASERWTASFAAARAPVNPQIPADIQLKQEGVYLITGGLGGLGMVMAGHLARTRKARLALLARRALPPRAQWQDIMARAGADPVARTIRKVRAIEAAGGEVMLIVADVCNVRGVRRAVKQIHQQWGPIDGVFHTAGVIDDGLLQLKTRSSIDRVLSPKLHGTLALDAALKDERPEFMLLFSSISAFAGIPGQVDYAAANAFLDAYAQSRRDDVTNVVSIAWSRWQDVGMAADLAEQAATDRATAPLGAGEAMDHPFLHAMHRLSPSEVIAEGTLSPDHHWLLDEHRLADGSALIPGTGFLELARAAFDSLEAGPSELADILFLAPFAVPDGESRTLRIHMHQERDGDWHFAILGRAANGAADQGWTEHVRGTVRRLAAAPIAPQDVPALLQRMPAQGNAEALVDASSMMRFGPRWRSVRQLRIADGEAVLELALDRRFAHDLAHIALHPALLDFATAGAQCLIPGRRPGQDFFAPASYGAIKLYHACPAHLFSHVRCRPATSDAIAVFDVTLLDPQGRVIAEIAEFTMLRLSDSARLSGAETPAPRAASKPLPVEPASDGLVSAEGVAIVERILAGVPASHVIISPTDLHQTLDRIRAPYKPAATFERDDEAPGGDPPATAAERIIAEIWSEMLGVRHIQRSDDFFDLGGHSLLGVQFMNRLRKRTGKQLPLATLLESTTVEKLGRLIDPEGAAAVGSSEAPEEEGAANRKIITIRPGSRKTPLFLVHDGLGETLLYRALAMRMDPDRPVMGIEPDVYAGGAYLHTSITEMASAYIVRMQTVQPHGPYLIAGLCAGGVIAFEMARQLQDMGETTAFVGIVDAADVEAHKRSFYITRTRIQRVRALLRGDAGGPPPSVGLLMRRAANAVVYDVSTRLEWMSRTRKVARMAEGPSAANDDVQVAAPKLSFLHLYEVAHRAHRPGGLFEGGEVVLFKAMQGTGADDDVPYSDLYTDCIFGWGKRVEGDVTVVSVPGGHSSVLQEPNVDVLAGAMREAIARARPGEDVVQEPIPIMPAASAPVDFGRRPETAQLQVQ